A stretch of Lysinibacillus agricola DNA encodes these proteins:
- a CDS encoding peptide ABC transporter substrate-binding protein, which translates to MNKNKKFLLLTVLAVFSLVLAACGFGGDSSEKSKDDGKDSGSSGTASSKSELNVVVTSEPPSLHPALATDTTSGVILTNTFEGLTTLDADAKPIEAAAEKWEISDDQLTYTFKLRDDAKWSNGDPVVAGDFVYAWKWALNPDNLSEYASILYPIKGAEEYNLGKGSADEVGVKAEDEKTLVVTLNNPTPYFLELTAFKTYAPLNQKVVEGKEDWYADAGENFVTNGPFTLSEWKHNDSIVLKKNPEYWDVDKVSLETVNIGMVESEATASTMFKGKEIDYLGAPFQTVALDSIDEFKADGSLRIADQASVYWYKLNNKDKFTGNANIRKALTLAINRQGLIDNITKGEQKPALGMVPIAVHGFEEDRGYYKDNDMEGAKAALEAGMKELGIKDPKDIKINVSFNTSEAHAAIAQYIQEGWTKNLGITVGLDNSEWQVYLEKLNQLDYQAGRMGWVGDYNDAYTFLEMYDTAANGNNDTGWENAEYKKLLVQSNKETDPAKRLELLKQAEKIAVSELPVAPIYYYTNLSVVQDNVKNMQADILGNIQLKNVVVEAKK; encoded by the coding sequence ATGAATAAGAACAAAAAGTTTTTATTACTAACAGTCCTTGCAGTATTTTCACTAGTACTTGCTGCATGCGGCTTCGGCGGAGATTCGTCTGAAAAATCAAAAGATGATGGCAAAGATTCTGGTTCATCTGGAACGGCTTCTTCGAAAAGCGAATTAAATGTTGTAGTAACTTCAGAGCCACCATCACTTCATCCAGCATTAGCAACAGATACAACTTCTGGTGTTATTCTTACAAACACTTTTGAAGGTTTAACAACACTAGATGCTGATGCAAAACCAATTGAAGCTGCGGCTGAAAAATGGGAAATTAGCGATGACCAATTAACGTATACTTTCAAACTACGTGATGATGCAAAATGGTCAAACGGAGATCCAGTAGTTGCTGGTGACTTCGTATATGCTTGGAAATGGGCATTAAACCCAGATAACCTTTCTGAGTATGCTTCAATCCTTTACCCTATTAAAGGTGCTGAAGAGTACAATTTAGGTAAAGGTTCTGCTGATGAAGTGGGCGTTAAAGCGGAAGACGAGAAAACTTTAGTAGTAACTTTAAATAATCCAACTCCTTATTTCTTAGAATTAACTGCATTTAAAACATATGCTCCGTTAAATCAAAAAGTAGTTGAAGGCAAAGAAGACTGGTACGCAGATGCTGGTGAAAACTTTGTAACAAACGGTCCATTCACTTTATCTGAGTGGAAACACAATGATTCAATCGTATTAAAGAAAAACCCAGAATACTGGGATGTTGATAAAGTATCTTTAGAAACTGTTAACATTGGTATGGTAGAATCTGAAGCAACAGCTTCTACAATGTTTAAAGGTAAAGAAATTGACTACCTTGGTGCTCCATTCCAAACTGTAGCTCTTGACTCAATTGATGAGTTTAAAGCTGATGGTTCTTTACGTATCGCTGACCAAGCGTCTGTTTATTGGTACAAATTAAATAATAAAGATAAATTCACTGGAAACGCTAACATCCGTAAAGCATTAACATTAGCAATCAACCGTCAAGGATTAATCGACAACATTACTAAAGGTGAACAAAAACCTGCATTAGGCATGGTTCCTATCGCAGTTCACGGCTTTGAAGAAGACCGCGGTTACTACAAAGACAACGATATGGAAGGTGCTAAAGCAGCACTTGAAGCAGGTATGAAGGAACTTGGTATTAAAGATCCAAAAGACATTAAAATTAACGTTTCTTTCAACACAAGTGAAGCACACGCTGCTATCGCTCAATACATTCAAGAAGGCTGGACTAAAAACCTTGGTATTACTGTAGGTCTAGATAATTCTGAATGGCAAGTTTATTTAGAAAAACTTAACCAATTAGACTACCAAGCTGGACGTATGGGCTGGGTTGGTGACTACAACGATGCTTACACATTCTTAGAAATGTATGATACTGCTGCAAACGGTAACAATGACACTGGTTGGGAAAATGCTGAGTACAAAAAATTATTAGTTCAATCTAATAAGGAAACAGATCCAGCTAAACGTCTTGAACTTTTAAAACAAGCAGAAAAAATTGCTGTTTCTGAATTACCAGTTGCACCAATCTACTACTACACGAACCTTTCTGTAGTACAAGACAACGTGAAAAACATGCAAGCAGATATTCTTGGTAATATCCAACTTAAAAACGTTGTAGTGGAAGCTAAAAAATAA